A portion of the Vibrio coralliirubri genome contains these proteins:
- a CDS encoding choice-of-anchor X domain-containing protein, with protein sequence MKFIKQLVMVFSLFCTFITPAIASNAIPVGMSTNTTLSQPVTSNDNEVTMLFTIDKAEALKAEIIVPLDDATVYLVKPNGQVATSSNDVQANILSGDTQSPPLPGSYLFLPEVTNPEPGEWKIVVDFPNPSYNTVIIAQVVIQSPIAFGMAIAANQFVVGEPVPVSALLTNKGNPITGAQTSAVIIDEAGIKTRLALKDEGVNFDALAKDGVYSNIFVPPAEGDYLIEGTTSFEEYGTTITRQTSKKVHVLPADIEFVSHSLAPLFSSEGCVIALEQRLELDVKSAGDFAIHGYLTDGIDELNTSKRLQLKPAKQIVTLQYSTEDIFGAFDSGSTLTSNPTIIYAITQDDIRISAPRIQFEEFIDLASFERCREPIEVTGGLVTTPTMSQDGTYIDSLNFEFPIHVTRSGTYTGSVNIVGAAGEYLELVSFQEPLEASENTIKFTVPGDTFKQVDGPYELNALLIYSGVDSYRQGVLGQTPPYQASDFSPPVNVTLPSNLFGLERENWQATPATQVTQHRVGGYLRAGASIPYDYETLASFDLSEVRGKIKQATLIVDFGDSTLQFPFNNVTAHIVNQTWSPNTLDYDTFCESFTICAAWSNPLTTFNNVEAGQTLRFTNSKLLEALNEKRVSGLNKLDIALTSSPYERSFFINVKQVSLFIEY encoded by the coding sequence ATGAAATTCATCAAGCAATTAGTGATGGTGTTCAGTCTTTTCTGTACCTTCATCACACCGGCTATCGCCAGTAATGCAATACCCGTTGGGATGAGTACAAACACGACACTATCTCAACCAGTGACTAGTAACGATAACGAAGTCACAATGCTATTTACCATCGACAAAGCGGAAGCCCTAAAAGCAGAAATCATCGTGCCGTTGGATGATGCAACCGTATATTTAGTCAAGCCTAACGGGCAAGTCGCAACATCATCCAATGATGTGCAAGCGAACATACTTTCAGGTGACACACAAAGTCCGCCGCTACCGGGCAGCTATTTATTTTTGCCTGAAGTAACTAACCCTGAACCTGGCGAATGGAAGATCGTCGTTGATTTTCCAAACCCAAGTTACAACACAGTAATTATTGCTCAGGTTGTGATCCAATCCCCTATTGCGTTTGGCATGGCGATAGCTGCAAACCAATTTGTGGTCGGTGAACCAGTTCCCGTTTCTGCATTACTGACAAACAAAGGGAATCCAATCACAGGAGCCCAAACCAGCGCAGTGATCATTGATGAAGCTGGAATAAAAACACGCCTGGCGCTTAAAGATGAGGGTGTCAATTTCGATGCTCTTGCTAAAGATGGTGTCTACAGCAATATTTTCGTTCCACCCGCTGAAGGGGATTATCTAATTGAAGGCACAACGTCTTTTGAAGAATATGGAACAACTATCACTCGCCAGACAAGTAAAAAAGTCCACGTACTACCCGCTGACATTGAATTTGTCAGCCACTCACTCGCTCCACTGTTTTCCTCTGAAGGCTGTGTTATTGCCTTGGAGCAGCGCTTGGAACTTGATGTTAAATCCGCGGGGGATTTTGCCATTCATGGTTACCTCACCGATGGAATTGACGAGCTGAACACAAGCAAACGTCTGCAACTCAAACCTGCGAAGCAAATCGTCACTCTACAGTACTCAACTGAAGATATTTTTGGCGCGTTTGATTCAGGGTCTACTTTGACCTCCAATCCGACGATCATCTACGCAATCACTCAAGATGACATACGAATTTCAGCCCCTCGAATTCAGTTTGAAGAATTTATTGATTTAGCATCTTTTGAGCGTTGCCGCGAACCGATTGAAGTCACGGGGGGTTTAGTCACCACACCGACTATGTCGCAAGATGGAACCTACATTGATTCGCTGAATTTTGAGTTTCCTATCCATGTTACGCGCAGTGGAACTTACACAGGTTCGGTAAATATCGTTGGTGCAGCCGGAGAGTATTTAGAGCTAGTGAGTTTCCAAGAACCGCTTGAGGCTAGCGAAAACACCATCAAGTTTACCGTTCCTGGTGACACGTTTAAGCAAGTCGATGGTCCTTATGAACTGAACGCACTGCTAATCTACAGTGGCGTTGACTCCTATCGACAAGGAGTTCTCGGTCAAACTCCACCATACCAAGCCTCTGATTTCAGTCCGCCAGTGAATGTGACCCTCCCCTCTAACCTATTCGGTTTGGAAAGAGAAAACTGGCAAGCAACCCCAGCAACACAAGTCACGCAACATCGTGTCGGTGGTTACTTAAGAGCGGGGGCTTCAATCCCATACGACTACGAAACACTAGCGAGTTTTGACTTAAGTGAGGTTCGAGGGAAAATCAAACAGGCTACACTTATTGTTGACTTCGGAGATTCAACCCTTCAATTTCCATTCAACAATGTAACTGCGCATATCGTTAATCAAACTTGGTCTCCAAACACACTAGATTACGACACTTTCTGTGAGTCTTTTACAATATGTGCAGCATGGAGTAACCCACTCACTACATTCAACAACGTAGAAGCAGGTCAAACGCTTAGGTTTACCAACTCTAAACTATTAGAAGCATTAAATGAGAAGAGAGTGTCTGGGTTGAACAAACTAGATATTGCTCTTACCTCTTCTCCCTATGAAAGAAGTTTCTTCATTAACGTTAAGCAGGTGTCATTATTCATCGAGTACTGA
- a CDS encoding YcxB family protein, whose product MSKEPGFTTEYKLDKTFFAECYDQTSLPTQFPKAYLKGILFLIFGVVLLEFELLPNGYVGWFFIVLSVIEAFSVYCKRTWWLWRQKISSGAGSKIVFQGDANGVSYKNHKATNAIAWSDIDQLEQTDLGFILHIGKQRQYVSKSCLSDEAIAFMIEHHAASKAK is encoded by the coding sequence ATGTCTAAAGAACCCGGTTTCACTACAGAATACAAACTCGACAAGACGTTTTTCGCGGAGTGTTATGATCAAACTAGCCTTCCGACTCAATTTCCAAAAGCCTACTTAAAAGGAATACTGTTTCTTATTTTTGGTGTGGTTTTGCTGGAGTTTGAACTATTACCTAACGGCTATGTTGGCTGGTTCTTTATTGTTTTGAGTGTGATTGAAGCATTCAGTGTGTACTGCAAAAGAACCTGGTGGTTATGGCGACAAAAAATCAGCTCAGGCGCAGGCAGCAAAATCGTCTTTCAAGGTGATGCTAACGGAGTAAGTTACAAAAACCACAAAGCGACCAACGCTATCGCGTGGAGTGACATCGACCAACTTGAGCAGACCGATCTTGGTTTTATCCTGCATATCGGTAAACAGCGCCAATATGTGAGTAAATCTTGTTTAAGCGATGAAGCCATTGCGTTCATGATTGAACACCACGCCGCATCAAAAGCGAAATAA
- a CDS encoding metallophosphoesterase family protein — protein MNTVYQISDCHLSDDSSYENLRRALEYVSKDTACKSIFLTGDICCNPKSGDYVRLEAFIRQHIGAQSIYAIAGNHDDSSLMRTELKGSTICVTDKATICEREFVFLDSSFKPLDSRHPLGSGRIDNRGMAQLKRQLRKANDPIVVVHHPVIPAGADWMKAIRLENDADVMSVLRKYRVRDVVCGHGHDGITATQQGITQYMAPSTAYGFDHSINEYNRSEKVGLSRISLSTDSIDYQAIYL, from the coding sequence ATGAATACCGTGTACCAAATCAGTGATTGCCACCTTTCCGATGATTCCAGCTATGAGAACCTGCGCAGAGCACTGGAATACGTCAGCAAAGACACAGCATGCAAGAGCATTTTTCTGACTGGTGATATTTGTTGTAATCCAAAGTCTGGCGACTACGTTCGATTAGAGGCGTTCATTAGGCAACACATCGGCGCTCAATCCATTTACGCGATTGCGGGGAATCATGATGACTCTTCCTTAATGCGCACAGAGTTAAAAGGCTCGACGATTTGTGTCACCGACAAAGCCACCATCTGTGAACGAGAGTTTGTGTTCCTAGACTCAAGCTTCAAGCCGCTAGACAGCCGCCACCCACTTGGTTCAGGGCGTATTGATAACCGCGGCATGGCTCAGCTAAAACGACAATTGAGAAAGGCCAATGATCCTATCGTGGTTGTTCACCACCCTGTCATTCCAGCCGGGGCAGATTGGATGAAAGCAATCCGTCTAGAGAACGATGCTGATGTGATGAGCGTGCTGCGAAAATATCGTGTTCGTGATGTGGTCTGCGGTCATGGCCATGATGGAATAACGGCGACACAACAAGGCATAACTCAATATATGGCCCCTTCTACAGCCTATGGCTTTGACCACTCGATCAATGAATACAATCGCAGCGAGAAGGTAGGATTAAGTCGAATCTCGTTGTCGACTGATTCCATCGACTATCAAGCTATCTACCTTTGA
- a CDS encoding FUSC family protein codes for MTFSPAILRKVWYSPSINLGLRATSAIVLFLGLGVLSNQTTIAMTALMTMPAALISGLDAAGPRRWTRFAITATAWGMTLAVSYALLKSGLPLWVTYGAMGALLASAAVNGPFWARLGMSSLLIAVVSLSLHNSNTALSLYPMLVLGPLTFSLFSWLWFALWKHYALRVCLSAIYETLADYIQYRQAFLLGSESDAPKRRIKYQLIELFQQALQSESFRSKQEDANSLRQALFLALDTFEVIISSHTTNPDLLIQFQSNKHKRDLLLVWSQHCQQRLRHKAKQLLLNTNEEMKHLSSLQQEADDLIEAVKLEDQPRFRYWAFAVKHISRRIEINEPAYERSFEVQPFELSFRLPSRGNPIWRHVTRVGLMFALGAGIAEYFELIRPDWVLISMLMVIQPSFLATRSKTWQRCLGTALGVLFATSLIHIGVPTNAMYTLIVILLPVAMLNIMRHYSLAIGCITALLILVYQTMAHQGLDFAAPRVIDTVVGGAIVLLGYSLLWPQWRGKEIHTQALKALDSSKSLFVYCYEQLQIGTEQHDHTALTKQRAAMLTAESDLELIYNEMQQEPKHTRADPHYYEDMLSHYRLLSHYLCLLIPLVRKGTQYQGSQQVESLIHDAMDALINTIRDNRVHELPALTNQTDADHPMSAAGQRSVEEIIWLALMTVKQMHDLVRHNLENEESNKLDTQDDPSISRK; via the coding sequence ATGACGTTTTCTCCTGCCATTTTGCGTAAAGTCTGGTACTCCCCTTCTATTAACCTTGGGCTTCGCGCCACCAGTGCCATTGTACTGTTTCTCGGTTTAGGGGTGCTGTCGAATCAAACCACTATCGCCATGACCGCGCTGATGACCATGCCAGCCGCCCTGATTAGTGGACTCGACGCAGCAGGACCAAGGAGATGGACACGTTTTGCGATCACCGCAACGGCTTGGGGCATGACTCTGGCCGTCAGTTACGCTCTGCTGAAAAGCGGACTGCCTTTATGGGTGACTTATGGTGCAATGGGTGCATTGCTTGCCAGTGCGGCGGTAAACGGTCCATTCTGGGCGAGGCTCGGCATGTCTAGCCTCCTGATTGCTGTCGTCAGTCTGTCGCTTCATAACTCCAACACAGCGTTAAGCTTGTACCCGATGTTAGTACTTGGCCCCCTTACTTTTTCGCTGTTTAGCTGGCTTTGGTTTGCGCTATGGAAGCACTATGCATTGCGCGTGTGTCTATCCGCGATTTACGAAACCTTGGCAGACTACATCCAATATCGACAAGCATTCTTGTTAGGTAGCGAAAGTGATGCACCGAAAAGACGCATCAAATACCAACTCATCGAGTTGTTCCAACAGGCTCTTCAATCCGAATCTTTTCGATCTAAACAAGAAGATGCTAACTCGCTCCGACAAGCCTTGTTCCTCGCGCTTGATACGTTTGAAGTGATAATCAGCAGCCACACAACGAATCCCGATCTATTAATCCAATTTCAGTCGAATAAACACAAACGAGACTTGCTATTGGTATGGAGCCAACATTGCCAGCAAAGGTTAAGACACAAAGCCAAACAGCTTCTGCTCAACACAAACGAAGAGATGAAGCATTTAAGTTCATTACAACAAGAAGCCGACGACTTGATTGAAGCGGTCAAGCTCGAAGACCAACCCCGCTTTCGTTATTGGGCATTCGCCGTGAAGCACATATCTCGCCGTATTGAGATAAATGAACCCGCTTATGAGCGCTCTTTTGAAGTACAGCCGTTCGAGCTGTCTTTTCGCCTGCCAAGCCGAGGCAATCCAATATGGCGTCATGTTACCCGTGTCGGTTTAATGTTCGCACTTGGCGCTGGAATTGCGGAATACTTTGAATTGATTCGCCCTGATTGGGTTCTGATTTCGATGCTAATGGTGATTCAACCAAGCTTCTTAGCGACACGCAGTAAAACGTGGCAACGCTGTTTAGGTACGGCGCTTGGTGTGCTGTTCGCGACCTCTTTAATTCACATTGGTGTGCCGACGAACGCAATGTATACGCTTATCGTCATCCTCTTGCCTGTCGCGATGCTTAATATTATGCGCCATTACTCACTCGCCATTGGCTGTATTACGGCGCTATTGATTTTGGTGTATCAGACCATGGCGCACCAAGGGCTCGACTTTGCCGCGCCACGCGTTATCGACACCGTGGTCGGTGGTGCGATTGTTCTGCTCGGATATAGCTTGTTATGGCCGCAATGGCGAGGCAAAGAGATCCACACTCAAGCGTTAAAGGCACTTGATAGTTCAAAAAGCTTATTTGTGTATTGCTATGAACAGCTGCAAATTGGCACCGAACAACATGACCATACTGCTCTAACCAAGCAACGTGCCGCTATGCTAACTGCAGAAAGCGACCTTGAGCTGATTTACAACGAGATGCAGCAAGAGCCAAAACACACTCGCGCCGATCCTCACTATTATGAAGATATGCTGAGTCACTATCGATTGTTAAGCCATTACCTCTGCTTGCTGATTCCTCTGGTCAGGAAAGGCACGCAATACCAAGGCTCGCAACAAGTCGAGAGTTTGATTCATGATGCGATGGATGCATTGATCAATACCATTCGAGATAACCGCGTCCATGAGCTGCCCGCGCTTACCAATCAAACTGACGCCGACCACCCAATGTCTGCAGCTGGGCAGCGTTCAGTAGAAGAAATCATCTGGTTAGCACTGATGACGGTAAAACAAATGCACGATTTAGTTCGGCACAATCTCGAAAACGAAGAATCTAACAAGCTAGATACACAGGACGACCCTTCCATCTCCCGCAAGTGA
- a CDS encoding LysR family transcriptional regulator → MEIKVLKSFVAVATHCSFSKAAKELNTVQPAISRHITSLEHELGVSLFFRTSREVVISAAGQHLLKDAIRLIEQTEQAKQSAIRASSGCIGTLTIGYLGGATLSFLPRLVRQYIAENPNIDVDLVEMTASEQIEALDKREIDISFSRPLPNLLVDDYTSVTIYTDKLVAVLPVTHELAQYSTIQIKQLQQDPFILFEREQAVGLFDSIITQCDLSGFSPNIKKQPNNMQTVLTQVSSGLGVSIAPHAIRDLRSEGCVFVNLESVDVEMPLVMTHHSHTLSPTASIFVAVVQSEIEAIQQNMA, encoded by the coding sequence ATGGAAATCAAAGTACTAAAAAGCTTTGTGGCTGTCGCGACACATTGCAGTTTTTCAAAAGCTGCAAAAGAGTTGAATACCGTTCAACCTGCCATTAGCCGTCACATCACAAGCCTTGAACATGAACTTGGAGTGAGCCTATTTTTCCGTACATCTCGCGAAGTCGTCATTAGCGCCGCAGGGCAACACTTACTTAAAGATGCGATTAGACTCATCGAACAAACGGAACAAGCCAAACAGTCCGCGATTCGAGCTTCTTCTGGTTGTATAGGTACTTTAACGATTGGTTATCTTGGAGGCGCAACTCTGAGTTTTCTGCCTCGTTTAGTTCGACAGTATATCGCTGAAAACCCCAATATTGATGTTGATCTTGTTGAGATGACGGCTTCTGAACAGATCGAAGCTCTGGACAAACGAGAGATCGATATTAGCTTCTCTCGCCCACTGCCGAACCTGCTTGTGGATGATTACACCTCGGTGACAATTTACACAGATAAGCTTGTCGCTGTTTTGCCCGTCACCCACGAGCTGGCGCAATACTCCACCATTCAAATAAAACAACTGCAGCAAGACCCTTTCATCTTATTTGAACGTGAACAAGCGGTAGGATTATTTGACTCGATCATTACTCAATGTGACCTATCTGGCTTCTCTCCAAATATAAAAAAACAACCCAACAACATGCAAACCGTGTTGACTCAAGTATCTTCTGGCTTAGGTGTCTCTATCGCTCCGCATGCAATTCGTGATTTACGCAGTGAGGGATGTGTATTTGTTAATCTTGAATCTGTGGACGTAGAAATGCCATTAGTGATGACACACCATTCGCATACTCTATCCCCTACAGCCAGTATATTTGTTGCTGTCGTACAGAGTGAAATTGAGGCGATTCAACAAAACATGGCTTAG
- a CDS encoding MFS transporter, translating into MSKATTEVLSTGRLLLMSSAVSATAANLYYNQPILPKIGAELGLTSEQLGAVPAAGQIGYAVALLFLSPLGDTLPRRRLIAILSIMLVLSSFVAFTASSLVALVVACFAIGLSANITQQLIPFAASLSTPETKGKVIGTLMTGLTVGILLSRTLSGFIGELFGWRAVFMMSASIAMVFGVLLYAFLPTNTPTTKIPYLKLVASMATLIKQHATLRTSALTGALWFASFNALWATLALHVSESPFNYNAQQAGMFGVIALAGVIGAKVSGSLVSKFGSRNMISMALVIITAGFVISGLFADTLAGLIVGIILIDLGVFSAQVSNQVRVFSIDPQAQSRINGIYMLGYYLGGAFGSFVGIQAFERAGWMGVVGFSIAVVILSFIANRSNKQ; encoded by the coding sequence ATGTCAAAAGCGACTACAGAAGTGTTGAGCACAGGACGTTTATTACTGATGTCGAGCGCTGTCTCGGCAACTGCTGCGAACCTTTATTATAACCAACCCATCTTACCTAAGATCGGCGCAGAGCTAGGGTTAACAAGCGAACAGCTAGGCGCAGTGCCAGCTGCAGGTCAGATTGGGTATGCCGTGGCACTGCTGTTCTTATCGCCCTTAGGAGACACGTTACCCCGCAGACGCCTAATAGCGATCTTGTCTATCATGTTGGTGTTGTCATCTTTTGTCGCGTTTACTGCATCTAGCTTAGTGGCTCTGGTTGTTGCGTGTTTTGCGATTGGCTTGAGCGCCAACATCACTCAGCAACTGATTCCATTTGCAGCGTCATTAAGTACTCCAGAAACGAAAGGGAAAGTCATTGGCACGTTAATGACTGGCCTAACTGTGGGCATCTTGCTTTCGCGTACACTCAGTGGGTTCATCGGTGAGCTGTTTGGGTGGCGAGCGGTATTTATGATGTCAGCAAGTATTGCGATGGTCTTTGGTGTGTTGCTGTATGCCTTTTTACCGACGAACACACCGACAACTAAAATACCTTACCTTAAACTTGTTGCGAGCATGGCCACGTTAATCAAGCAGCATGCGACACTGCGTACTTCCGCTTTAACTGGCGCGCTTTGGTTTGCTTCGTTCAATGCGCTGTGGGCGACGTTAGCTCTTCACGTCAGTGAATCTCCGTTTAACTACAATGCACAACAGGCAGGAATGTTTGGTGTTATTGCACTTGCTGGAGTCATTGGTGCCAAAGTTTCAGGGTCACTGGTGAGCAAGTTTGGCTCTCGAAACATGATCAGCATGGCGTTAGTTATTATTACTGCTGGTTTTGTTATATCGGGGCTTTTCGCTGACACATTAGCTGGATTGATCGTCGGTATCATTCTCATTGACCTAGGGGTATTCAGCGCTCAAGTATCGAACCAAGTACGCGTATTCTCAATTGACCCACAAGCTCAAAGTCGTATCAACGGAATTTATATGCTTGGCTACTATCTCGGTGGTGCGTTTGGTTCATTTGTGGGAATTCAGGCATTTGAACGTGCGGGTTGGATGGGTGTTGTGGGCTTTAGTATTGCAGTTGTGATATTGAGTTTTATCGCTAACCGTTCAAATAAGCAATAA
- a CDS encoding GGDEF domain-containing protein yields the protein MDVHTLAIYTSLLAATVASAMLLTHKYILAGTTLGVNYIAYAALLLGASVTPLSFGVTQSSESIVFLSNGAYATAFGLLLVGITVLRGASRSFLVISIIISSLGISFFLYSALIAPSVTSRIEARSILVVTICILALCANYSGEKHDNREAKCLLNLTLFINILYMEIRGVLAHTKGTNSNYYLISDIHKLSFVIMTITIISLAFSVFWILTDRLLKQTYRSSITDEQTGLYNRRGLAELIPKLVQPGRETDISVLMADLDHFKKINDTYGHDKGDDVIKHFGQILEDTCRTSDFCFRYGGEEFVVMLPRANKVQAMQIAERIRNHAKHNSNQELSSGTYTVSIGVTQALINDDWNSLIKRADNALYDAKSQGRDCIVER from the coding sequence ATGGATGTACACACCTTAGCTATATATACCTCTTTGTTAGCAGCCACGGTTGCGAGTGCTATGTTGTTAACGCATAAATATATACTCGCAGGCACCACGTTAGGGGTAAATTATATTGCTTATGCTGCTTTGCTGTTAGGAGCCAGTGTTACCCCACTTTCGTTCGGCGTTACTCAATCTTCAGAATCCATTGTTTTTCTTTCCAATGGTGCATACGCAACGGCTTTTGGTTTATTACTCGTCGGCATAACCGTGTTACGAGGAGCAAGTCGATCTTTTCTCGTAATATCAATCATCATTAGCTCCCTTGGCATTAGCTTCTTCCTTTATAGCGCCCTAATTGCGCCTTCTGTTACTTCTAGGATCGAGGCTCGAAGTATTCTCGTTGTGACGATATGTATCTTAGCTCTCTGTGCTAACTATTCAGGGGAAAAACACGATAACAGAGAAGCAAAGTGCCTGTTGAACCTGACCCTATTTATCAACATTCTCTATATGGAAATTAGGGGTGTACTTGCTCATACCAAAGGAACGAATTCAAACTATTACCTGATATCAGATATTCATAAATTGTCTTTCGTTATCATGACAATCACAATTATTAGCCTCGCATTTTCAGTATTTTGGATCTTAACTGATCGTTTACTGAAGCAAACCTATCGTTCATCAATTACTGATGAACAAACAGGCCTTTATAACCGTAGAGGCCTTGCAGAACTGATACCCAAGCTTGTTCAACCAGGCCGAGAGACTGACATTTCTGTGCTGATGGCCGACCTCGATCACTTCAAAAAAATTAATGATACCTATGGTCATGACAAGGGAGATGATGTGATTAAGCACTTTGGTCAAATTCTTGAAGATACATGCCGAACAAGCGATTTCTGCTTTCGCTATGGTGGAGAAGAGTTTGTTGTCATGTTACCTAGAGCGAATAAAGTTCAAGCAATGCAGATAGCTGAAAGAATAAGAAACCACGCAAAACATAACTCCAATCAAGAGCTCTCTTCTGGTACGTATACTGTCAGCATTGGCGTGACTCAAGCTCTCATAAACGATGACTGGAATTCATTAATTAAAAGAGCAGATAACGCCCTCTACGACGCAAAATCTCAAGGGCGCGATTGCATTGTTGAGCGTTAA